In the Paralichthys olivaceus isolate ysfri-2021 chromosome 17, ASM2471397v2, whole genome shotgun sequence genome, one interval contains:
- the stk17a gene encoding serine/threonine-protein kinase 17A, translated as MIPECPRAGDSRSRGRCVYSSAAEPSPSRGASGLLTEIQTTINNQPFTDHYTIIPGKELGRGKFAVVRKCVEKCSGHEYAAKFMRKRRKGQDCRMEIIHEIAVLELATVNPRVVNLHQVYEMASEMVLVLEFAAGGEIFNQCVSEDEAFSEDDVKRLMRQILEGVTFLHQNNIVHLDLKPQNILLTSSSPLGDIKIVDFGLSRMVCSHQELREIMGTPEYVAPEILNYEPISTATDMWSIGVLAYVMLTGISPFLGEDKQGTFLNISQLNVSYTEEELQQLDKAALSFIQMLLLKQPQDRATAEQCLTHPWLQHSKTQETQTVEEILPVTEQEVSSTTSSPETPSCQTTAVDEEEERPVTEELIVMAAYTLGQCRQSSTSEKEALAAEQKAISKRFKFEEPFSALQEVPGEFIY; from the exons ATGATTCCCGAATGTCCCCGCGCCGGGGACTCGAGGAGCCGGGGCCGCTGCGTGTACAGCTCGGCGGCAGAACCGAGCCCGAGCCGCGGCGCCAGCGGCTTGTTGACGGAGATCCAGACCACCATCAACAACCAGCCGTTCACCGACCACTACACCATCATCCCCGGCAAAGAGCTCGGAAG GGGGAAATTTGCCGTTGTCAGAAAGTGTGTGGAGAAATGCTCGGGCCATGAGTATGCTGCAAAGTTCATGAGGAAGAGACGGAAAGGCCAGGACTGCCGGATGGAGATCATCCATGAGATTGCAGTGCTTGAGTTGGCCACAGTTAATCCCCGGGTGGTCAACCTCCACCAGGTCTACGAGATGGCTTCTGAGATGGTGCTGGTCCTGGAGTT TGCGGCTGGAGGTGAGATCTTCAAccagtgtgtgtcagaggacGAGGCCTTCAGTGAGGACGACGTGAAGAGGCTCATGAGGCAAATCCTGGAGGGAGTCACCTTCCTCCATCAGAACAACATAGTCCACCTCGACCTCAAG CCTCAGAACATCCTGCTGACCAGCAGCTCTCCTCTGGGTGACATTAAGATCGTGGACTTCGGCCTGTCCAGGATGGTCTGCAGCCACCAGGAGCTCCGGGAGATCATGGGGACCCCGGAGTATGTTG CTCCGGAGATCCTGAATTATGAGCCCATAAGTACAGCAACAGATATGTG GAGTATCGGTGTGTTGGCCTATGTGATGCTGACTGGGATCTCACCATTCCTGGGCGAGGACAAGCAGGGGACGTTTCTCAACATCTCCCAGCTCAATGTGAGCTACacggaggaggagctgcagcagctggacaaGGCAGCGCTGTCCTTCATCCAGATGTTGCTCCTCAAACAGCCACA gGATCGGGCCACAGCGGAGCAGTGTCTCACACACCCCTGGCTTCAGCACTCAAAGACTCAGGAAACCCAGACGGTGGAGGAGATCCTCCCGGTGACGGAGCAGGAGGTGTCCAGCACCACCAGTAGTCCTGAAACTCCCAGCTGCCAGACTACAGctgtggatgaggaggaagaacgGCCAGTGACAGAGGAGCTGATCGTCATGGCTGCCTACACTCTGGGTCAGTGCCGCCAGTCGTCCACCTCAGAGAAGGAGGCTCTGGCCGCCGAGCAGAAGGCCATCTCCAAACGCTTCAAGTTTGAGGAGCCATTCAGTGCCCTGCAGGAGGTCCCTGGGGAGTTCATCTACTGA